One Leptodactylus fuscus isolate aLepFus1 chromosome 11, aLepFus1.hap2, whole genome shotgun sequence genomic window, gaaatttgctcgatcgcccatCTGAATCTGATCTTTTCAGATCCCTAGTCAATgcctctctatgggaaaagtcacttttagggttgagctgatcttgagataacctccgacctcgatcccgcttgAAAAGATCAGAATCGGATCGCCGAtctgaatccaatcttttccgattccgattgTTCAACCCTAATGATAAATACGTGATTTTGCAGTGTCCACTGGGACCCTGCACAATACCAAAGGGATGTCCTATCAGAAGATGTCTCCCCCATTATGGAGGTTGGCTTTAGTCCATGGCAGATATCCATGTCTGCTGAGACCCAACAACTTTTTCAGAGAGTGAAGGAGACCCCAGGATGTTCAGAGTGAGAAGGCGTAAAGCGAAATATCATATATCAATTACAAAAACACATCGAGATATTTCCATACGTTCTATGGCGCCCCCTAAAGGCAGCTATACAGATACTGATATGTATCTAAATATTCTCTCTTTTTCTCCATAGAACAGTCTGAGCGTAAAATAAAAGTGAAGAAAGACGGTTTTATGAACATCTTCATTATCATCGATTCCTCTAAGAGTGTAAAGGAAGAAAACTTTGAGATTGCTAAGGAAGCCTGTGAAGTGTTCATCGACAAGGTATGTGGACCATATACAGAGGTACGGCCGCTGAGGCTACTGTACGCCGGGATTGGGCTCAAATAAGTTACAACACTCAACTCCATTCAATTCAATAGGAGTGCTGGGGATAGGCGAGCGATGTACTGAGTATATACCTGCcggtcctattgaaatgaatggagccaaATTCTTAATGAGAGTAAAGCCCCTAGattcagtcccatttaagtgaatgaggtTGAGCTGCAACCACAACAATACAGTGGATACGGAAAGTATtcggacccctttaaatttttcactctttgtttcactgCAGCCgtttgctaaaagcaaaaaaaaaagttcattttacagTATATCTCATTATTGTACACTCAGCTCCAACcctgaaatgtagatatttttgcaaatttattaaaaaggaaaaactgaaatctcacatggtcataagtattccaAGCCTTatgtaactcacatgctgtccatctCCTTCTGATCCTTCTTGAGATGGTTcttctccttcattggagtccagctgtcattaattaaactgattgaacttgattaggaaaggcgcaGACccgtctatataagacctcacagctcacagtgcaagTCAGCGCAAATGAGAATcaggaggtcaaaggaactgcccaaggagctcagagacaggattGTGGCAAGgcccagatctggccaaggttacaaaagaatttctgcagcactcaaggttcctaagagcacagtggcctccataatccttcaatggaagaagtttgagatgaccagaactcttcctagacctggccgtccggccaaactgagcaattgtgggagaagagccttggtgagagaggtaaagaagaacccaaagatcagtGTGGCCGAGCTCTAGAGATGCAgaagggagatgggagaaagttctaCAAAGTCACCGATCACTGCGGCCTCCACCAgtcggggctttatggcagaggggcccgaaggaagcctctcctcagtgtgAGACATAGGAAagccaaaaaacacatgaaggactcccagactatgagaaataagattctctggtctgatgagacaaagattgaactttttgatGTTGATTCTAAGCGGTCTGTGTGGAGTAAACTAGGCCCTgcccatcacctgcccaatacaatcccatcatggaaacatggtggtggcagcatcaggcTATGGGGCAGGGACAGGACGACTGGCTGCAATTGgaggaaagatgaatgcggccaagtacagagatatcctggaagaaaacctcttcagagcgctctggacctcagactgggccgaaggttcaccttccaacaagacaatgaccctaagcacacggctaaaataacaaaggagcggCTACAGGAACatctctgtgaccattcttgactggcccagccagagccccgACCTCAACCCAatggagcatctctggagagcCCTGACAATGGCTCCACCAaagttcaccatccaacctgacggaactggagaggatctgcaaggaagaacggccgaggatccccaaatccagatgggaAAAACTTGgcgcatcattcccaagaagactcctgACTATACGAGCACAAAAGGGgcaaaatactcaatactgagcaaaggggcTGAATACTTATGGCCAGGGgagatttcagtttttctttttaataaatttgcaaaaacatCTACATTTCAGGTTTTTTCTgatgagtgtacattaatgagaaataaagtgaactttttttttttttatgtagattgtgagccccacatagagctcacaatatacatttttccctatcagtatgtcttttttggaatatgggatggaaatccttgcaaacacggggagaacatacaaactccttgcagatggtttttttgcccttggcaggatttgagcaccaggactccagcgctgcaaggctgcagtgctaaccactgagccaccatgtggcccccttgaacttttttggttttagcaaatggctgcaacgaaacaaaatgaaaaatttaaaggggtctgaatacgtTCCATACCCACTGTACGCATGGCTCTGTGCCTGGGTAGACCTTCACACGGCGGATTGCCTGGCGTTGGACCTCAATTGTCCTTTTAACTGGAGTTGATGTGACCTCAAGAAAatgtgttttaggctgaggccccatgttgcggaatgcACCTTAAAAAACGATGTGAAAAAAAGCACagtatttttattgcatttttttttttgctgcaggtttctCTGTCATTTTTTCCCTTATGAAATCAATAGGGAAAACGCAAATGTTTCTGaaaggtaaaattaacatgctgtgtttttcaaaaacgtgtACGGCCAgaacctcattcactttgctggtacggtaaaatgcagcatttttttcaccacacggggctttagccttaggctgcaTTACATTTCCCGATAGGGGGAGGGGGTTCTTGTTAGAAAATGGTTCTTGTAAAAATCCGGTCATCCCAAGTTGCTTTTGAAAACTGAATGTGCTGGGACATTATGGGTGACATGACTGTTCTCCTTTACATATGATCTGCTTATGATGGTCTTTACAGATGGCGAGCTTCGACTTCACCCCTCGCTATGGGGTCATCTCCTATGCTTCATTTGCAAAACCCATTGTGCAGCTCTCGGATCAGGACAGCACGGACGCTGAGGCGGTCATCGAGAAGATAAAGGAATTTAAATATTCACGTAATGGCGCTCGTGTCACTTTCCCACTCACTTTGTTAGTTGTATTAGAGATTGTTGAGATTGTTGGGGCGGCCTATCTACAAGGTGCTGATATAAGACTGATCTCTATATACCAAGACCTGTAACTGTACGAGTAGAGGAGAAAAGGTTTGACCATAGTCATAGGTAAGAGCAGTGTTGGATGGTGATGACTGGATGACGTCCTTGAAGATGTACAAGCTCTCTTCTATACAGTGCCAGCAGAGTTCAGCTCAGGGGTTCTTGTAGCCTGGATAACCTGCGCAGGCCCAGTGGGCTGGTGACGGGCATTGGAGTGCGTAATACCCATAATACCCATACCACGTCATGCCAAGTATATGCACCACCATTCCATTTACATGGGGAAGTTGGGAGCCACATTCTTGTGATCACTCAAGGTCTCAGAAGTAGAGTAAGGGAGTTATTTGGCGCTGATAttgacgctgaatccgtgtcagaatccggctagtggaaaaaggaacccagtgaagttaatgggaggcttttttttccacgtgaaTTCAGCATCAAGAtgagcgccaaaaaactccatgtgaatgacccctaaagTGGAGAATCCCTGTCATTCCACCTCTGGTCTTTTAGACAAACCTTCTACTGCTGAAACCCTGAAACATTTAGCTTTGCAACCATCCCTTGAACGACCTGAAGAGGATCTCTGTTACTTCTTGCTTTCTTGACCAATTGAATGTCTTTGTTGTTGTCTTGTAGAACATGAAGATAAACAAGGAACGAATACTCGGGGCGCTCTGACTAAAGTCTATGAAATGTTGTCTCTGCAAAATCAGAGGGATCCCCAAAAGTTTTTGGAAACGAGAAATGTTATCCTGCTGATGACAGATGGCAAGTATCGGGCTACAGCTGCTACTCCGTTTACTCCTCAAAATTTCGCCAGGGCTCCATCTTCTTTCACAAATTCTCCGCAAGCGCTGGTCCAACAGAGTACTAGAAGATATTCTGGCGGGCCAAGGCTCTGATGATATAATAGAACCTAAGGGTCCAGCAGAAGAAGAGGCCATTGGTAGATGATATCGGGCAATCACTTTCCCCTAGGGTCTATCCGCAAGTAACCTATTAGATCTTATGGATGGTCTGTCCTGTGTATGTAATAATAACAAGGAGGACAAGGAGGGTGAGCCCTTAGAATCATCTCCTCGAGAACCCAAGGAAACCCAGTAAAACAAAGTTCTCTTTGTCCTCCTTAAATTTGCAGTCAGTGCTGTATCCTCGCCCTCAGAGCCACATTCATGTCACCTCTATCACATTCATAGCCATTATATTTGACTATTTGTCACCCCCTTAGGAAAACATAACATGGGTGGAGACCCAACTGTGGAGATGAAGAAGATCCGAGAATTTCTGAACATCAGgaaggacacagatcgggaagaTTTTCTAGGTATggaatgtatatatggtatatgcttGTCCCTCGTATCAATAAACTGCTGTCTGAATTGTAAATATAAAGCATTGGTCCGGCTCCACATTTTTCCAGACAACCATCCTTTCATGAAAGAGGTAAGTAacgttgttttttatgtttgtatcttacCCTGGGTGTCCTATCATGACAAGACCgcagaatataataattataaaataagtgttcatgggtggtccacaatggggcataatactgtgtacaggggccactatgggggataatactgtgtgcaggggccactatggggcataatactgtgtacaggggccactatggggcataatactgtgtacaggggccactatgggggataatactgtgtgcaggggccactatgggggataatactgtgtgcaggggccactatgggacataatactgtgtggaggggccactatgggacataatactgtgtgcaggggccactatggggtataatactgtgtgcaggagccactatgggacataatactgtgtgcaggagccactatgggacataatactgtgtgcaggggccactatggggcataatactgtgtgcaggggccactatggggcataatactgtgtgcaggggccactatgggacataatattgtgtgcaggggccactatggggtatgatactgtgtgcaggggccactatggggtataatactgtgtgcaggagccactatgggacataatactgtgtgcaggagccactatgggacataatactgtgtgcaggggccactatggggcataatactgtgtacaggggccactatggggcataatactgtgtgcaggggccactatgggacataatactgtgtgcaggggccactatggggtatgatactgtgtgcaggggccactatgggacataatactgtgtgcaggggccactatggggtatgatactgtgtgcaggggccactatggggtatgatactgtgtgcaggggccactatggggcataatgctatgtgccggggccactatggggtacaatagtgtgtgtaggggccactatgggtttgtgtgcaggaatgtggcttGTGCATGTGTCACCGGCTCCGAGGGTGTCTTTAGCAGGGACAGGCTACTTCTACACAGTCCTACACTCCTCCTACGACTCCCAGGATTGGGAAACAATTCCCATCTGTTATCCCAGTCGGGGGTAGAGGGTTCACAGCGATGTCCACACGTGAGACCACAGCAATACAATAAATAATGGTATCAGTAATAATATAAAGGTATAACGTTTTGCGATGGACAGCCCATTTTACACTCCATTATCTCTAATTGCATCAATCACTTTTCTCCTCCTCTATACAGACTGCTATGTCTTTGGCCTGGGAGATGACATAAGCGAGACTGAAATCAATGATCTCGCCTCCAAGAAAGATCCGGAGAAGCATGTCTTCAAGATGGAGTCTGTTGCTAAAATGAAGGAGGCTTTTGATGAAATGTTAGGTAATATACTTTATACCTATCTCTTCCTATTGGTgtgacgtgatgatgtcattgttgGGGATTACCCTGGGACCACCACCAGCCATACCCCGGCCATGTATACACAGGTTCTTCTGTTTGTCACGTTATCTTCTTCTTACTCCTCACTTTTAGATGACATAGAAGTTCTTCAGATGTGCGGACTCGCCAAAGAACCCTCTAAAGACGAAACAGGAGTGGAAGAAATGTATCCCTGGATTGCTAAAATTACCATCACTGTAAGTGGCCACCACCGAGCTCTCGATGGGAAGTAAATGGTGCCAACAATGATGATTCCCTGGGGTTATCAGTAAaggcgttatcttctattgtaatccagtTTCTGATGTAAAGTGATTTCTGTGCCTAAATTTGGGAGAAGAAGAATTTATTTTGtaagactttttatttttattaaagcgCCCGGATTCTGAAGAAAAATGTAAAGGATCGATTGTGGCCAAAAAATTTATCTTGACTGCCGCTCACTGCTTCCATCTCCATGACGAACTCCATTATATCAATGTCAGAGTTGGAGGTAAGTACTCCCATCAGATGTAGTCACACGGCCGCTGTGTCCAACGACAGAGACACTCAGGACTACCTAGGTTTCTCCTTACACTACTTACCTTGATTGTAGACAGCTCATTGAAAGTGAAGAACCTCCACCGACATGAGAAGTACGACCCACTCGGCAAAAAGGACAAGCAGGTGGAGAAGTCCTTTGACTATGACTTGGCTCTCATCGAACTGGAAGAGAAGATTAAGTATTCCAAAAAAGTCAGGTAAAATAAGTGAAGATTACTTTTGGAACTTTTTAATAAACATTTCAAGTAATGTCGACATGACCAAATCATGGGGCGCCATGACTAGTCCTACTATGGGTCACGGAGACTGGCACTTATGGGGGCGTTGTCGTTGTGTCTGTTATGGAGGTTGGCACTTTTAGAGTGACATAGTTATGGGCCACTGTGGCTTGCACTGTAATATGGGCAAACCTATTGGCCGGCTGTATATAGGGAATttggcagatcccattatagtctatggcaggggtcctcaaactttttaaacagtgggctggaagcagagcaggtcgcacagacatcgggagcggtgccctccaataggtaaagtgaagtgcgctccatggcctggcccgagctccccaggagcttcattataaatgcacgcttgCCAGCATTGTcagcagggccagacagaagtgcttggcggggcCGCATGTGACccttgggccgcagtttgaggacccctggtctatggggtctgagggtGTGTGGACTGAGAACCCGAGGGCTAGTGTGAACCATGCGTAAGCTGCCAGAAAGCCTAAATGTACTTAGACATGTGATAACCTGTGGACAATAAACTGGAGTAGATCCTCACAACCGTAGGAGGATGAGCGGACCCTTGGTCCCCATACAGTTTGCATTTGTCGGCAGCACATCTCCAGGTTTACGGGTATAGAAAACTATCCAAATATAAAATGTAGGTTATATCAGGAGGACCCACGATTTCCCGTAGGCCAGTATGGGATGACCAATAACCCCAATCCAAGGAGCATTTAATCGCTTGACCTTATTTAAGATTCGAAACTATTCGTACAGGTAGAAACACACACACCAGAATGAAGTCCCATCACATCGAGAAGGTGTCCTAAATGTATGACTTGTCCTGGAACAAAGAAGCAGTTGGGACCATCCACCCAGTAATTCTGCTTCCATTGACGTGTACTACCACTATGATCTGCGCACGTTCTTCTGACCACTTCACCATCTGAGTTGCAGTTGTCGGGCTCTACCCTGACAATCCAACCCGCTAAGAAATGGTGAAGTGTTGTACTTGCTATGGCAAACCCACCAGTAATGATTTGTAGACAATACCAGAACAGTAAAAATTTTGATTTGTCTTGCTAGAATTTATTTCGAAATAGAAAAACTTACCGTAATAGAATTTTTttgataaaaaaataacataacacATCTTGTTGTTCCTGCAGACCCATCTGCCTTCCATGTACGACGGGGACGTCCTGGGCTTTAAAGCAACGAGGGATAGCTACGACCTGCAGCGATCACGGTCAGTGTGGAAGGTGGATGGTGTGTTATACACTCAAGTCCCTTTAATCAGTGATGATCATGTGGTCAATGTTCTCGTACTGTTTGGAAACTTTATTACACGGGGATTCATTACAGGGGTAACATAGTTGCACCTGTGAGTTACACAATAGGAAAGGTTGTTTGCTGCTACCCCATGGTTTGTCCTGCTGATGTCAGGCATTGTCTAGGTTACCAGAAATGACtcctttttttaaaggggttttctaggcaattttttttattttttaaaagttcTGTTATTGcctttaatgggttaaaagtacacccatatacctttagcagtgttttgagtgatttctgggggagctcctggcattttctgcatttgtttacatggtgataTGTAGTTTCCTGAGTACCTTTCACACCACCTCCCTgcttccccctcctctctcactccgttacacccccctccctgtctccctagctatgttatcccgcccactactaagaCCCTACCACGACCCTGCCCCATTGCATCATATGTACCTATCTTACATTCTCGGAGACGGCTCCTCCTTTTACCTTCACTGTGCGCAGTCCGACCTGCGCAGTAGAGATAGAGTGCCATCTCCACTGCGCATGTCTCGCAGCCACCTCCAGACTGGGCAAGCActtgaagacaggaagaggggaggagctgttcTCAAACAGGAAGGCTGGGGGTTGGGGCGGGGAGTACTGGTGACATTCTGGTGAACTGggacgtcaccggattatcagaaagtgtccctgagtTTAACAGAAAATTAGAAATTTGAGAAATGTAAAATTTCCTAAACCTATAACAAAATTTCTATATTTCAGAGAAGACATTACTCTCTTCAGAATTTGTGAAGGCCAAGTTTGTTGCGGAGGAAAAAACGAATAAATTTGAATGGAAGAATGTGCTCATAAAGTTCGGGATTAAGGTACGGACAATGAGGAGTAATGGATATCGGGCATTGTTCATATTACAGCCGAAGAATTCACACTCCTACACGGGCTAACCCAAGTTTAGTTCATAAGGACTCCTTTGTGAACTTGCCTTGGAAGCTAAAATTTGGCCACGGTGCAGTCACGTAAAGTGGCCTTCTAGAAAACATATGTCCACCATGTTGTTGCTTCTTTAATCTGTTCGGCTACAATTAAAATTCTGCACTAAATAATTTCATAACATAATATTTTTACTGCTGTCAGAACTCAGGTGCAGACTCCAAATCCGCTGCATAGACCGAACATTAAAGGAAATGTGTCCCCAAAAACTAAATTTTAAGTTTCAAgaattttggattattttaattttaattctTGTCCTTTTTTGTGGAGCAGATTGAGGATTTTATTTacaccatttttaattttttaaaaaaattgttttatatttttaaaaaactttttggaaaatttaaTTTGATTTTTAGACCCCCCTATGAGGTTTGATCacctatacaatatactgcaatgctaatgtattgcagtatattgtagaatccattcacttctataacaCACAGCCTTTGGAAGCGTGTAATAGAAGTGTCTACAAAGCCTAATGACGTCCATGCATGTTGATACAGATTAGGGTCtagtagccaagtgggtggtaacattgtGTTTTCTCTAGGGGTGGGGTATGtatgcagtgttaccgcccacttgcatAGTAGACCCTAATAGGCATGAGAGCTTAAAGGTTCTTGTATCTGTGGAATAGTAGAACAGTTTTTTATACCAAGATGAGGTAGGTCATTGggcacaggtcctctttaaatctataTTTCTTCAGAAAATTTTCAAGCTATCCAAGAAttacaaaattacaaaaattacaaaattacaTAAACATGAAGGCGGAAGGTGGAGATTGATTTTAAGGATGCAAGTTTCTTGGTACAACCAAGGGTTACCTTATTGCAATAACGACTGCCCTTCTCCTCCACAGAGACAATCGTGTCTAGATGATaccaaaaagatagaaaaattccAGAATATTCCAGACATCAAAGATCTCATCACCGACAACTTCTTATGTACTGGGGGGATAGAACCTGAAGTGGATCCACAAACCTGCAAAGGTAAGTCATTCATGTTCATGGGTTATAGGTCTGGGACCGAGGGTGGACTAATACTCGGCAACGAGAGGGCTTGTCCCACCACTCAATCAGGTATCTGGTGGTAGAATTGGACTTTTTGCCTTAAGCTGAATCCAGTGACTTCTTTGATTGTGATCGTGAACTGGGAAATCCTGGGCCATTACTGGGATGGGACCTGATATGACCAAAGCACATCTGAATCTCCTTTCCTCCATATTCCAGGTGACTCCGGAGGTCCTCTTATTGTGCAGTACAAACAGCGTTACATTCAGGTAAGTCATGTAGTAGATCGCCTCAGAGTTCCACAAATTTCAGCAAATATGGAATTAGATCTCAGacctcttatccttgacctcacTCATACCTGTAGTGTAACTAGTGAT contains:
- the LOC142184733 gene encoding complement factor B-like, yielding MLPVILLSHIALCVAAPAPGCDPDKVAIAGGEFLLTDDGSRVEYTCPQGKYPHPAYSRECQSNGQWTNEKVKAECRVVQCPKPVQFEGGEYYPRQHRYFVGDVLEFECYSGFHMYGPHNRTCQANGKWSGIETKCDDKEGDCPNPGIPIGTTKVGISYKIENKVTYECQSGLRMFGSKERTCLETKHWSGAEPSCRFPYTYDTPEEVSSIFSSSLAETVESSDKGKVEEQSERKIKVKKDGFMNIFIIIDSSKSVKEENFEIAKEACEVFIDKMASFDFTPRYGVISYASFAKPIVQLSDQDSTDAEAVIEKIKEFKYSQHEDKQGTNTRGALTKVYEMLSLQNQRDPQKFLETRNVILLMTDGKHNMGGDPTVEMKKIREFLNIRKDTDREDFLDCYVFGLGDDISETEINDLASKKDPEKHVFKMESVAKMKEAFDEMLDDIEVLQMCGLAKEPSKDETGVEEMYPWIAKITITRPDSEEKCKGSIVAKKFILTAAHCFHLHDELHYINVRVGDSSLKVKNLHRHEKYDPLGKKDKQVEKSFDYDLALIELEEKIKYSKKVRPICLPCTTGTSWALKQRGIATTCSDHEKTLLSSEFVKAKFVAEEKTNKFEWKNVLIKFGIKRQSCLDDTKKIEKFQNIPDIKDLITDNFLCTGGIEPEVDPQTCKGDSGGPLIVQYKQRYIQVGVISWGTINTCKGSERKKEPVPALSRDFHTHLFHMIDWLKLKLDELEFLEN